From the genome of Cellvibrio japonicus Ueda107, one region includes:
- a CDS encoding translocation/assembly module TamB domain-containing protein, with amino-acid sequence MFLRRLRNWLLGLLATVLILLASLSALVETQTGSRWVLQWVARLVPLELGDVQGNLRTGLDIRYLGYRQGELYIRIEQASFRWRPVDLLYGALAVQSLRAQRVLIQLPPAQPDPEPKPPFSHWPYLGIGLRIQLGGLDVRQIQFRQGDTALEWESLSGSLSLGTFHLRYRDLALEHRGYGVRLSGMTDLTFPYDTQAELEWRVGARDADPASGAAFPYLGRGQLRGDLNRLQLDATSRQPVVLNASARLALVDGQRQLVLEPQIQLQADWAQQTLPAPWWIPERQPPVTSARLEAEGNWLGYSANLKGNMQLPELPGVDLDLKLQGDTRQVRIEHLHLREQLLLNQAGSSSTALAKQASSPTSEGTQGSATPSAQVSASAGAADPNTVPVNAQYLSLSGELAWLPRLEWKLDTDARYLNIATLVEDWPSNLKLAFASHGYLDYGSKDWQLTIDQLQANGSLRDLNLEAGGQVDANPRRWRSNGLKLVLGANLVELKGGLSDQVYLQWDLRAPLLNQLDTRLSGSVQSQGQLQGSLGLPQLSMALDASQVRWGDYQVEQLKLSMQPTVAAGSTAAGLLEEASVPSSQARPLASLLAESRNQALDEAALRRARYNLSLAGSKIYIGDEYLSSLSLAGEGSAEQHNLKASVKSATYGSLDIGLNGRYDGQNWVGRLEETSMKIKQVPRWWLVSSKPIHLGGERVSVGAQCFTTRTNLTSAVERDPTAAQYLGESYNPNQSPVDSSDWISAMALQASPVEKLPPPRLCIHGEWKPDAGLALKALLDAVPLRQFYALFKPEVYFAGVMDGSLQVSGPSLALDQLKASMGVSTRNAELRYQFPGGETEIYPWREVYFRASLDKGQLAGDMRMQWDGYGSLDAETRINLLTSQINSARVKAAFHNLAPLETLMTPINNATGDFRVDITAAGPLASPQVSGDVSLRDGTANIPRLGLDLQQIQLHLTADRSERMSLVGQMHSEQGAVSLEGQLSQLGSADWQARASLRGSDFRVINLPQLRANLTPDVQLEANAEAVRVSGTAAIPWARANIKTLPPSTTKVSSDVVVVDDRLPQTHADAMAFYTNIRLTLGDDVRFKGFGLDSQLGGDMRLFKDAHRQLMTDGFVAVRKGTYKAYGQNLTIDRGRLIFQGPYDNPGLDIRASRVIEDDEDIEVGLEIGGTLQRPSAKVYSSPSRSESEAMMMLLTGKPLRDSSGADASLLLGALSGLGDDSAGITQGIANFFRVDELAINSDKGIDQSELLIGKQVTPRLMVRYMVGLFDQLTSLGVEYRLSERLRLEAESGETQSVDIIYKIER; translated from the coding sequence ATGTTCCTGAGGCGATTGCGCAATTGGCTATTAGGCCTGCTGGCAACGGTATTGATCCTGCTCGCCAGCCTGAGTGCCCTGGTGGAAACCCAGACGGGCAGCCGCTGGGTGCTGCAATGGGTGGCGCGCCTGGTACCGCTGGAACTGGGTGATGTGCAGGGCAACCTGCGCACCGGGCTGGATATCCGCTATCTGGGGTATCGCCAGGGCGAGTTGTACATCCGTATCGAGCAGGCCAGTTTTCGCTGGCGCCCCGTGGATTTACTCTACGGCGCCCTGGCGGTGCAATCGTTGCGCGCCCAGCGGGTGCTCATCCAGCTACCTCCCGCGCAACCCGATCCCGAACCCAAGCCGCCGTTTAGCCATTGGCCTTATCTGGGAATTGGCCTGCGCATCCAGCTCGGCGGCCTGGATGTGCGCCAGATCCAGTTCCGCCAGGGCGATACGGCCCTGGAATGGGAGTCGCTCAGCGGTTCCCTCAGCCTGGGCACATTCCATTTGCGCTACCGCGACCTGGCCCTGGAGCACCGGGGGTATGGCGTGCGCCTGAGCGGGATGACTGACCTGACTTTCCCCTACGACACCCAGGCAGAACTGGAGTGGCGGGTAGGTGCACGCGATGCAGACCCGGCCAGTGGTGCGGCGTTTCCCTACCTGGGGCGCGGACAGTTGCGCGGCGACCTGAACCGGTTGCAACTGGATGCGACCAGCCGGCAACCGGTCGTACTGAATGCCAGTGCGCGCCTGGCCCTGGTGGATGGGCAGCGCCAGCTGGTGCTGGAACCGCAAATCCAGCTGCAAGCCGACTGGGCACAACAGACCCTGCCTGCTCCCTGGTGGATACCTGAGCGCCAGCCACCAGTGACCAGCGCGCGCCTGGAAGCAGAGGGCAACTGGCTGGGCTATAGCGCAAACCTCAAGGGCAATATGCAACTGCCGGAATTGCCGGGTGTTGACCTGGATCTCAAGCTCCAGGGCGATACCCGCCAGGTGCGTATCGAACACCTGCATCTGCGCGAGCAGTTACTGCTAAACCAGGCGGGTTCCAGTTCAACGGCGTTGGCAAAGCAAGCTTCTTCCCCAACCAGCGAGGGCACACAGGGTAGCGCCACCCCGTCTGCCCAGGTTAGCGCCAGCGCTGGCGCAGCGGATCCCAATACCGTCCCCGTCAATGCCCAATATCTCTCCCTGTCCGGTGAATTGGCCTGGCTGCCGCGCCTGGAGTGGAAACTGGATACCGATGCCCGTTACCTCAATATCGCTACCCTGGTGGAGGACTGGCCCAGTAACCTCAAGCTGGCGTTTGCCAGCCATGGATACCTGGATTACGGCAGCAAGGACTGGCAATTGACGATAGATCAACTCCAGGCCAATGGCAGCCTGCGCGACCTCAACCTGGAAGCGGGCGGGCAAGTCGATGCCAATCCCCGCCGCTGGCGCAGCAATGGCTTAAAGCTGGTGTTGGGGGCCAATCTGGTGGAGTTGAAAGGCGGCCTGAGTGACCAGGTCTATCTCCAGTGGGATCTGCGCGCGCCCCTGCTCAACCAACTGGATACCCGCCTGTCGGGCAGTGTGCAGAGCCAGGGGCAGTTACAAGGCAGCCTGGGGTTGCCGCAACTCAGTATGGCCCTGGACGCCAGCCAGGTTCGCTGGGGGGATTACCAGGTAGAGCAGCTTAAGTTGAGCATGCAGCCGACAGTGGCCGCCGGGTCAACCGCTGCTGGTTTGTTGGAGGAGGCGTCGGTGCCATCCTCCCAGGCAAGGCCGCTGGCGAGCCTGCTGGCAGAGAGTCGCAACCAGGCCCTGGACGAAGCTGCCTTGCGCCGCGCGCGCTATAACCTCAGCCTCGCCGGGAGCAAAATCTATATCGGCGATGAGTACCTGAGCAGCCTGAGCCTGGCAGGTGAGGGCTCTGCTGAGCAGCACAACCTCAAGGCCAGCGTAAAAAGCGCGACCTATGGCAGCCTGGATATAGGCCTGAATGGTCGCTACGACGGGCAAAACTGGGTTGGCCGACTGGAGGAAACCTCCATGAAAATCAAGCAGGTGCCGCGCTGGTGGCTGGTTAGTAGCAAGCCCATACATCTGGGGGGGGAGCGGGTATCGGTCGGAGCCCAATGCTTTACCACCCGCACCAACCTGACGAGCGCTGTCGAGCGCGATCCAACGGCGGCGCAATACCTGGGTGAATCGTATAACCCCAACCAGTCGCCGGTTGATAGCAGCGATTGGATATCAGCCATGGCACTGCAAGCCAGCCCTGTGGAAAAGTTGCCGCCACCGCGTTTGTGTATTCATGGCGAATGGAAGCCGGATGCCGGCTTGGCGCTTAAGGCACTGCTGGATGCCGTGCCCCTGCGTCAGTTCTATGCCCTGTTTAAGCCCGAGGTTTACTTTGCCGGGGTGATGGATGGCAGCCTGCAAGTCAGTGGGCCCAGCCTGGCACTGGACCAATTAAAGGCCAGTATGGGAGTCAGCACCCGCAATGCTGAATTGCGCTACCAGTTTCCCGGCGGTGAAACGGAAATCTATCCCTGGCGCGAAGTCTATTTCCGGGCCAGCCTCGATAAGGGGCAACTGGCTGGTGATATGCGTATGCAGTGGGATGGCTATGGCAGCCTGGATGCAGAAACCCGGATCAACCTGCTTACCAGTCAAATCAACAGTGCCCGCGTGAAAGCCGCTTTCCATAACCTGGCGCCGCTGGAAACCCTGATGACGCCAATCAATAACGCCACCGGCGACTTCCGGGTTGATATTACTGCTGCCGGGCCGCTCGCCAGTCCGCAGGTATCGGGCGATGTTAGCCTGCGCGACGGGACCGCCAATATCCCCAGGTTGGGGCTGGACCTGCAACAGATACAGTTGCACCTCACCGCTGATCGCAGCGAGCGGATGAGCCTGGTGGGCCAGATGCATTCTGAGCAGGGCGCAGTCAGTCTGGAAGGTCAGTTGAGCCAGTTGGGTTCGGCGGACTGGCAGGCGCGTGCCAGCCTGCGCGGTAGCGATTTCCGGGTTATCAACCTGCCGCAGCTGCGCGCCAACCTCACCCCGGATGTGCAATTGGAAGCCAATGCCGAGGCCGTGCGTGTCTCCGGGACGGCGGCTATCCCCTGGGCGCGCGCCAACATCAAGACCTTGCCGCCCAGTACAACCAAGGTCTCCAGCGACGTTGTGGTGGTTGATGATCGCCTGCCCCAGACACACGCAGACGCTATGGCTTTTTACACCAATATCCGCCTGACCCTGGGCGATGATGTGCGCTTTAAGGGCTTTGGCCTGGATAGCCAGTTGGGCGGTGATATGCGCTTGTTTAAGGATGCCCATCGGCAGTTGATGACCGATGGCTTTGTCGCTGTGCGCAAGGGAACCTATAAGGCCTATGGCCAGAACCTTACCATTGACCGTGGTCGCCTGATCTTCCAGGGGCCCTACGATAACCCCGGCCTGGATATCCGCGCCTCGCGGGTGATTGAGGATGACGAGGACATTGAGGTGGGACTGGAAATCGGCGGCACCCTGCAGCGCCCCAGTGCCAAGGTCTACTCCTCTCCCTCGCGCTCGGAAAGTGAAGCCATGATGATGCTCCTTACCGGCAAGCCATTGCGTGACAGCTCGGGTGCGGATGCCAGCTTGCTGCTCGGTGCCCTCAGCGGCCTGGGGGATGACTCGGCGGGTATCACCCAGGGGATTGCCAATTTCTTCCGGGTCGATGAACTGGCCATCAACTCCGATAAGGGTATCGACCAGAGTGAATTGCTGATCGGCAAGCAGGTGACGCCGCGCCTGATGGTACGTTATATGGTTGGCCTTTTTGATCAGCTGACCAGCCTGGGTGTGGAGTATCGCCTCAGCGAGCGCCTGCGCCTGGAAGCGGAATCGGGCGAGACCCAGAGTGTCGATATCATCTACAAAATTGAACGCTAG
- a CDS encoding autotransporter assembly complex protein TamA, giving the protein MLTVLNRFRVWWWLPLCAVGQALAATPEIEISGGIKSLRENIRHYLSIAEESCTTQPWRLNALLGSSEAEIRSASQALGYYELQYEAKLTRGDNCWGLEIKLTPGEPVRVTELRIEVLGPGEADPVFQPLFENPGIKIGNRLNHDNYEKLKARFGTYAAAHGYFDGEFALSRVEVNRAERSARIALVYHTGPRYKIGAINLQHKILSEAFLRRYLTFSEGDPYDSDKLLDLRTQLNASNYFAVTTASPNLQELENGEVAIDIVLEERKRREYSVGAGVATDTGPRLLLGYEDRYINQRGHRLSADLNTSEIKTTAEVAYTIPMQKPAQEFLRIYTRYLDENSDTKNTTKHVYGTSYSFLQRNRWLQTYALDYEQESSLIQGRTVSTDLIVPSVSFTRTRTDGNPYPLSGWSLLGKLSGSPQSLGSDFSFVQFYGRAKWITALGPGRLLWRSELGTTSTVDFDELPASVRFFAGGDQSVRGYAYESLGPTGIVNGEEEVIGGKHLLTTSVEYDYRLPEKDWVLAAFYDLGNAADTLENVEFQRGVGLGVRWISPIGPVRLDFARALDGDEGWRIHISMGPDL; this is encoded by the coding sequence ATGTTGACTGTATTAAACCGTTTTCGGGTGTGGTGGTGGTTGCCCCTTTGTGCTGTCGGGCAAGCCTTGGCTGCAACACCTGAAATAGAAATCAGTGGCGGTATTAAAAGCCTGCGCGAAAACATTCGCCATTACCTGAGTATCGCTGAAGAAAGCTGCACTACCCAGCCCTGGCGCCTGAATGCCTTGCTCGGCTCCAGCGAGGCGGAAATCCGGTCGGCGTCTCAGGCACTGGGATATTACGAGCTGCAATACGAAGCCAAACTGACGCGCGGCGATAACTGTTGGGGGTTGGAAATCAAGCTGACGCCCGGCGAGCCTGTACGGGTGACAGAGCTGCGCATCGAGGTGTTGGGGCCGGGAGAGGCCGATCCGGTTTTCCAGCCGCTGTTTGAAAATCCCGGTATCAAGATAGGCAATCGCCTTAACCACGATAATTACGAAAAACTCAAAGCCCGCTTTGGTACTTATGCGGCTGCCCATGGTTATTTTGACGGCGAATTTGCCCTGTCGCGCGTAGAGGTCAACCGTGCCGAACGATCGGCGCGTATTGCCCTTGTCTACCACACCGGGCCGCGCTACAAGATCGGCGCCATCAACCTGCAACACAAGATACTGTCGGAAGCATTTCTGCGCCGCTACCTTACCTTTTCCGAAGGCGACCCCTACGACAGCGATAAATTGCTGGATTTGCGCACCCAGCTAAATGCCAGTAATTATTTCGCCGTGACCACCGCATCGCCCAATTTGCAGGAGCTGGAAAATGGCGAGGTAGCGATTGATATCGTGCTGGAAGAGCGCAAACGCCGCGAATACTCCGTGGGTGCCGGTGTGGCGACCGATACCGGGCCGCGCCTGCTGCTGGGCTATGAGGATCGCTATATCAACCAGCGCGGCCATCGCCTGAGCGCCGACCTCAATACCTCGGAAATTAAAACCACGGCGGAAGTGGCCTATACCATCCCCATGCAGAAACCGGCGCAGGAGTTCCTGCGCATCTACACCCGCTACCTGGATGAAAATAGCGATACCAAGAACACCACCAAGCATGTCTACGGTACCAGCTACAGCTTTTTACAGCGCAATCGCTGGTTGCAAACCTATGCGCTGGATTATGAGCAGGAGTCATCGCTGATCCAGGGGCGCACCGTCAGCACTGATCTGATTGTGCCTTCGGTATCCTTCACTCGTACCCGCACCGATGGCAATCCCTATCCATTAAGCGGCTGGTCACTGCTGGGGAAACTCTCGGGGTCGCCCCAGTCTTTAGGTTCCGATTTCAGTTTTGTGCAGTTCTACGGGCGCGCCAAATGGATTACCGCCCTGGGGCCCGGGCGGCTTTTATGGCGCTCGGAGCTGGGGACTACCTCGACCGTGGATTTCGACGAACTGCCCGCGTCGGTGCGCTTTTTTGCCGGTGGTGACCAGAGTGTGCGCGGTTACGCTTATGAGTCGCTTGGCCCTACCGGGATTGTCAATGGCGAGGAAGAGGTCATCGGCGGTAAACACCTGCTGACGACGAGTGTCGAATACGATTACCGCCTGCCGGAAAAGGATTGGGTATTGGCTGCATTTTACGACCTGGGTAATGCGGCAGATACCCTGGAAAATGTTGAGTTCCAGCGCGGCGTCGGGTTGGGGGTGCGCTGGATTTCGCCCATAGGCCCGGTGCGCCTGGATTTTGCCAGGGCATTGGATGGCGATGAAGGGTGGCGGATACACATCAGTATGGGACCGGATTTATAA
- a CDS encoding 23S rRNA (adenine(2030)-N(6))-methyltransferase RlmJ — protein sequence MLSYRHAFHAGNYADVLKHAVLIHSLDYLQQKEKPLRIIDTHAGAGLYKLNGIQARKTGEFTAGVGKIWELAKAGEPLPAAIAHYLERIGQTNPSGQLTRYPGSPCLVHQQLRPQDRLFLHELHPTDVQILKEHLGQDNRVKIADEDGLAGMLALLPPPERRGLVLIDPSYEVKSDYQRVAKQIIQAHKRFATGTYALWYPVVARARIDELEKSLKKSGIRNIQLYELAVRADGHEQGMTASGMILINPPWTLWQAMEEALPWLVDHLGDAATGAGYRLEQLVEE from the coding sequence ATGCTCAGTTATCGACACGCCTTTCATGCCGGCAATTACGCCGACGTCCTTAAACATGCTGTGCTGATCCACAGCCTTGATTACCTGCAACAAAAAGAAAAACCCCTGCGCATTATTGATACCCATGCCGGCGCCGGCCTCTACAAACTCAACGGAATCCAGGCCCGGAAAACCGGTGAGTTCACTGCCGGTGTCGGCAAAATCTGGGAGCTGGCCAAAGCCGGCGAACCGCTACCTGCCGCTATTGCGCATTACCTGGAAAGGATAGGCCAGACTAACCCTTCAGGACAGCTGACTCGCTACCCCGGTTCCCCATGCCTGGTGCATCAGCAGTTGCGCCCCCAGGATCGGCTCTTCCTGCACGAGCTGCACCCCACCGATGTCCAAATCCTCAAGGAGCATCTGGGGCAGGACAATCGCGTCAAAATTGCCGATGAAGATGGCCTGGCCGGAATGCTGGCACTCCTGCCACCGCCCGAGCGGCGCGGGCTGGTACTGATTGACCCCTCCTACGAAGTCAAAAGTGATTACCAACGGGTGGCCAAGCAGATCATCCAGGCCCACAAACGCTTTGCAACCGGAACCTATGCACTCTGGTATCCGGTCGTGGCGCGCGCGCGCATTGATGAACTGGAGAAATCCCTGAAAAAATCCGGTATCCGCAATATCCAATTGTACGAATTGGCTGTGCGTGCCGATGGCCACGAGCAGGGCATGACGGCCAGTGGCATGATCCTGATCAATCCCCCCTGGACACTCTGGCAGGCCATGGAGGAAGCCCTGCCCTGGCTGGTCGACCACCTGGGTGATGCCGCTACCGGAGCCGGCTATCGCCTTGAACAATTGGTCGAGGAATAA
- a CDS encoding DMT family protein, with amino-acid sequence MHPSLIAIGLLFCSNIFMTFAWYAHLKELNQKPWIIAALVSWGIALFEYLLQVPANRIGYTVMSVGQLKILQEVITLSVFVPFAIFYMKEPLKLDYLWAGLCLLGAVFFMFRDKLHS; translated from the coding sequence ATGCACCCCAGCCTGATCGCCATAGGCCTGTTGTTTTGCAGCAATATCTTTATGACCTTCGCCTGGTACGCCCACCTCAAGGAGCTGAACCAGAAACCCTGGATCATCGCTGCGCTGGTCAGCTGGGGAATTGCCCTGTTTGAATACTTGCTACAAGTACCTGCCAACCGCATCGGCTATACCGTGATGAGCGTGGGGCAGCTCAAAATCCTGCAGGAGGTGATCACCCTGTCGGTCTTCGTCCCCTTTGCCATCTTTTACATGAAAGAACCGCTCAAACTCGACTATCTCTGGGCGGGGCTGTGCCTGCTGGGCGCGGTCTTTTTTATGTTTCGCGATAAATTACACAGTTAA
- a CDS encoding putative bifunctional diguanylate cyclase/phosphodiesterase codes for MNQPPDSLPTPNGAGSIHQDFARQKARRLLQILRVTQIALLTVTLIFIALGLYRDMVVIVATGLLLFSVDWAVAHKKIDLGTWILFISLSLMLFYLAWTGNGIRGSVPLGFSGILLFAALLGSRRQLLILMSLAICICLLIGYLNQAGIHVNQVLPTTLATGAIAAVVLGVIGFSALMLAEDYRQALTELERENQLVKSAKDHIEHLALHDPLTNLPNRSMAQAGFREIYARTKRQQQLFGIIFIDLDNLKPINDSLGHQAGDHILKEVAQRLISYTRDETLVCRYGGDEFLVFLPNIQSADDASDASVDILQLISQTYLYRNIDIFCTCSIGIALAPQDGDNLDELIKKADIAMYHSKDSGRNSFRFFNSSISHNMLEHISLISGMRRGLQEQQFSLHYQPKIDLQSHRICGFEALLRWNHPEQGYISPATFIPLAESSGLIIQLGEWVINEACRQARAWIDEGMPDFSIAINISSIQFKRGNIDTLVFNALTRNQLPPQYLELELTESLLIEDSERLANTLANLRSEGVHFSIDDFGTGYSNLGYLKKFEVEALKIDQSFVRKMDNHSGDAAIVRAIIQMASSLGLKTIAEGVEDASTAALLRGLGCTYAQGYYWARPMPVADAKHFWLTWIKDKS; via the coding sequence ATGAACCAACCACCAGATTCCCTGCCCACACCCAATGGTGCCGGGTCAATACACCAGGATTTCGCCCGGCAAAAAGCCCGGCGCCTGTTGCAGATTTTGCGTGTCACCCAGATTGCCCTATTGACCGTTACCCTGATTTTCATCGCCCTGGGCCTCTACCGCGATATGGTGGTCATAGTCGCAACGGGCCTGCTGCTATTCAGCGTGGACTGGGCCGTAGCCCATAAGAAAATCGACCTGGGTACCTGGATCCTGTTTATCAGCCTCAGCCTGATGCTGTTCTACCTGGCCTGGACCGGCAATGGCATCCGCGGCAGCGTCCCGCTCGGTTTTAGCGGTATCCTGCTGTTTGCAGCCCTGCTTGGCAGTCGGCGTCAATTGCTCATCCTGATGAGCCTCGCGATTTGCATCTGCCTCCTGATCGGCTACCTCAACCAGGCCGGTATACACGTTAACCAGGTCCTGCCGACCACCCTTGCCACAGGCGCTATCGCCGCCGTGGTATTGGGTGTGATCGGCTTCAGTGCGCTGATGCTGGCCGAGGATTACCGCCAGGCCCTGACCGAACTGGAGCGGGAGAACCAACTGGTTAAAAGTGCCAAGGACCACATCGAACACCTGGCCCTGCACGATCCCCTGACCAACCTGCCCAACCGCAGCATGGCCCAAGCTGGCTTCCGTGAGATCTACGCGCGCACCAAGCGCCAGCAACAGCTGTTCGGCATCATTTTTATCGACCTGGATAACCTTAAACCCATCAATGACTCCCTCGGCCACCAGGCGGGCGACCACATCCTCAAGGAAGTCGCCCAGCGCCTGATCAGCTATACCCGGGATGAAACCCTCGTCTGCCGTTACGGCGGCGATGAATTCCTGGTCTTCCTGCCCAATATCCAATCGGCAGACGACGCCTCCGATGCCAGTGTCGACATACTGCAATTGATCTCCCAAACCTACCTGTATCGCAATATCGATATCTTTTGCACCTGCTCCATCGGCATTGCCCTGGCACCGCAAGACGGCGATAACCTCGACGAGCTGATCAAAAAAGCCGATATCGCCATGTATCACTCCAAGGATTCGGGCCGCAACAGCTTCCGCTTTTTCAATTCCTCCATCAGCCACAACATGCTGGAGCACATCAGCCTGATCTCCGGTATGCGGCGCGGCCTGCAGGAACAGCAGTTTTCCTTGCACTATCAACCCAAAATTGATTTGCAGAGCCATCGCATTTGCGGCTTTGAGGCGCTCTTGCGCTGGAACCATCCCGAACAGGGATATATTTCCCCGGCTACGTTTATTCCGCTGGCAGAATCTTCCGGGCTCATTATCCAACTGGGCGAATGGGTCATTAATGAAGCCTGCCGACAAGCGCGCGCCTGGATCGATGAAGGTATGCCGGACTTCAGCATTGCCATCAATATCTCGTCCATCCAGTTCAAGCGCGGCAATATAGATACCCTGGTTTTCAACGCACTCACCCGCAACCAATTGCCGCCGCAATACCTCGAACTGGAACTCACTGAATCCCTGTTGATTGAAGACAGTGAACGTCTCGCCAACACCCTCGCCAATTTGCGTAGCGAAGGTGTGCATTTCTCCATTGATGATTTCGGTACCGGCTACTCCAACCTGGGCTATTTGAAAAAATTTGAAGTGGAAGCGCTCAAGATTGACCAATCCTTCGTGCGCAAAATGGATAACCACAGCGGCGATGCCGCCATTGTCCGCGCCATTATCCAGATGGCCAGCAGCCTGGGGCTAAAAACCATTGCCGAAGGGGTGGAAGATGCCAGCACCGCTGCCCTCCTGCGCGGCCTCGGTTGTACTTACGCCCAGGGCTATTACTGGGCAAGGCCCATGCCCGTCGCCGATGCCAAACACTTCTGGCTTACCTGGATAAAAGACAAATCCTGA
- a CDS encoding cytochrome b — protein MLRDSTQGFGLISIVLHWISALLTLFLFGLGAYLTAYGYYQSNYLQIAHLHYALGILLLMIVPLRLLWRLTSKNPTSLAPTIGMRIGIALSKLGLYVMLLAILVSGYLICTAEGQSIQVFGWFQVPSLVLLENEQLNIASLGHKYLAWALIALVAIHAGAALVHHVWRKDKTLVRMLKPQKPS, from the coding sequence ATGCTTAGAGATTCAACCCAAGGCTTTGGCCTTATCAGTATTGTATTGCACTGGATCAGCGCCCTGCTCACGCTGTTTCTATTTGGCCTCGGAGCTTATCTCACCGCCTATGGCTACTACCAAAGCAATTACCTGCAAATTGCACACCTGCATTACGCCCTGGGTATATTGCTGTTAATGATTGTGCCGCTACGCCTGCTATGGCGCCTCACCAGTAAAAATCCGACCAGCCTGGCTCCCACTATCGGAATGCGTATCGGCATAGCGCTCAGCAAACTGGGGCTTTATGTCATGCTATTGGCCATTTTAGTCAGCGGCTACCTGATCTGTACTGCCGAAGGTCAAAGCATCCAGGTGTTTGGCTGGTTCCAGGTTCCCTCGCTGGTGCTACTTGAAAACGAACAACTGAATATCGCCAGCCTGGGCCACAAATACCTGGCCTGGGCACTCATCGCCCTGGTGGCCATCCACGCCGGCGCCGCCCTGGTACACCACGTCTGGCGCAAGGACAAAACACTGGTGAGAATGCTCAAACCCCAAAAGCCATCCTGA
- the rnk gene encoding nucleoside diphosphate kinase regulator, with the protein MVATTETSLVISNSDYQRLVQLIEDNDSPAAEALDIEIGRATLVADAQLPADVVAMDSEVTFEDLDSGEQKTIQLVFPAQANVDQLKISILSPVGSALIGLRIGSSIDWPVPQGKVRRLKVIAVKQVN; encoded by the coding sequence ATGGTTGCTACTACAGAGACCTCATTGGTGATCAGTAACAGTGATTATCAGCGCCTGGTTCAGTTGATTGAGGATAATGACTCCCCGGCTGCGGAGGCGCTTGATATTGAAATAGGGCGCGCTACCCTCGTTGCCGATGCGCAATTGCCTGCGGATGTGGTGGCGATGGATTCCGAGGTGACATTTGAGGATCTGGATTCCGGTGAACAGAAGACGATTCAGCTGGTGTTTCCGGCACAGGCTAATGTCGACCAGTTGAAGATTTCAATCTTGTCACCGGTGGGCAGTGCGCTGATCGGTTTGCGCATTGGGTCCAGTATCGACTGGCCTGTGCCTCAGGGAAAAGTGCGGCGCTTGAAAGTGATTGCGGTAAAACAAGTGAACTGA